Proteins found in one Dermochelys coriacea isolate rDerCor1 chromosome 17, rDerCor1.pri.v4, whole genome shotgun sequence genomic segment:
- the LOC119844639 gene encoding C-C motif chemokine 4-like, with translation MKVSVAALAVLLIIAFCSLASSAPIGSDPPTACCFTYASRKIPRGLVVDYYDTNSMCSQTAIVFITKKGREVCANPKEDWVQEYVTNLELS, from the exons ATGAAGGTCTCGGTGGCTGCCCTCGCTGTTCTCCTCATCATTGCCTTCTGCTCCCTGGCCTCCTCTGCCCCAA TTGGCTCCGATCCCCCGACTGCCTGCTGCTTTACCTACGCATCCCGGAAGATCCCACGCGGCTTGGTGGTGGATTATTATGACACGAACAGCATGTGCTCCCAGACAGCCATAGT ATTTATCACCAAGAAGGGCCGTGAagtctgtgctaaccccaaagaAGACTGGGTTCAGGAGTACGTGACCAATTTGGAACTGAGCTaa